Proteins encoded by one window of Burkholderia plantarii:
- the proB gene encoding glutamate 5-kinase, which yields MRSIIADSKRLVVKVGSSLVTNDGRGLDHAAIGRWAAQIAALRDAGKEVVLVSSGAIAEGMQRLGWSKRPREIDELQAAAAVGQMGLAQVYESRFAEHGIRTAQILLTHADLADRERYLNARSTLLTLLRLGVVPIINENDTVVTDEIKFGDNDTLGALVANLIEGDALVILTDQTGLFTADPRKDPAATMVREADAGAPELEAMAGGAGSSLGRGGMLTKILAAKRAAHSGANTVIASGREAEVLVRLAHGEAIGTQLIARTARMAARKQWMADHLQVRGHVVIDAGAVEKLTAGGKSLLPIGIVAVQGVFARGEVIACVDDAGREVARGLTNYSSAETRLIQRKPSGEIETVLGYMLEPELIHRDNLVLI from the coding sequence ATGCGTTCGATCATCGCCGATTCGAAGCGATTGGTTGTGAAGGTGGGTTCCAGCCTCGTCACCAACGACGGGCGCGGGCTCGATCATGCGGCAATCGGCCGTTGGGCCGCGCAGATCGCGGCGCTGCGCGACGCCGGCAAGGAGGTCGTACTGGTCAGCTCCGGCGCGATCGCCGAGGGCATGCAGCGGCTCGGCTGGAGCAAGCGGCCACGCGAGATCGACGAGCTGCAGGCCGCCGCCGCGGTCGGCCAGATGGGGCTCGCGCAGGTCTACGAGAGCCGCTTCGCCGAGCACGGCATCCGCACCGCGCAGATCCTGCTCACGCACGCCGACCTGGCGGACCGCGAACGCTACCTGAACGCGCGCTCGACGCTGCTCACGCTGCTGCGCCTTGGCGTGGTGCCGATCATCAACGAGAACGACACGGTCGTCACCGACGAAATCAAGTTCGGCGACAACGACACGCTCGGCGCGCTCGTCGCGAACCTGATCGAAGGCGACGCGCTCGTGATCCTGACCGACCAGACCGGCCTCTTCACCGCCGATCCGCGCAAGGATCCGGCCGCCACGATGGTGCGCGAGGCCGATGCCGGCGCGCCCGAACTCGAGGCGATGGCGGGCGGGGCCGGCTCGAGCCTCGGCCGCGGCGGCATGCTGACCAAGATCCTCGCCGCCAAGCGCGCCGCGCACAGCGGCGCGAACACGGTGATCGCGAGCGGGCGCGAGGCCGAAGTGCTGGTGCGGCTCGCGCACGGCGAAGCGATTGGTACGCAACTGATCGCCCGCACCGCGCGGATGGCCGCGCGCAAACAGTGGATGGCCGATCACCTGCAGGTGCGCGGCCACGTCGTCATCGACGCCGGCGCGGTCGAGAAGCTGACGGCCGGCGGCAAGAGCCTGCTGCCGATCGGCATCGTCGCGGTGCAGGGCGTATTCGCGCGCGGCGAGGTGATCGCCTGCGTGGACGACGCGGGACGCGAGGTCGCGCGGGGCCTCACGAACTACAGCAGCGCCGAGACCCGGCTGATTCAGCGCAAGCCGAGCGGCGAGATCGAGACCGTGCTCGGCTACATGCTCGAGCCGGAGCTGATCCATCGCGACAATCTCGTGCTGATCTGA
- a CDS encoding CNP1-like family protein, with amino-acid sequence MKSFAFAAASLAAVATLAGCAHSKSPSQPSNKDDSAFVYLLDRQPTWHENTVDTLPPLPQPSNLLSFEVSQNSPLKFFVDEKSIAVGSDGIVRYTSVITSPAGARNVIYEGIRCDTYEWRQYAALNADHDGWDRTVATDWQRIENGNLNAYHAALYQDYFCANKMPAAKTGTIIDNLRAHRTILNQQVR; translated from the coding sequence TTGAAATCGTTCGCTTTTGCCGCGGCGTCGCTTGCCGCGGTTGCCACACTCGCCGGCTGCGCCCATTCGAAGTCGCCCAGCCAGCCGTCCAACAAGGACGACAGCGCGTTCGTCTATCTGCTCGACCGCCAGCCGACCTGGCACGAGAACACCGTCGATACCCTGCCGCCGCTGCCGCAGCCCTCGAACCTGCTGTCGTTCGAGGTCTCGCAGAACTCGCCGCTCAAGTTCTTCGTCGACGAGAAGTCGATCGCCGTCGGCAGTGACGGCATCGTGCGCTACACCTCGGTGATCACGAGCCCGGCCGGCGCGCGCAACGTGATCTACGAAGGGATCCGCTGCGACACCTACGAATGGCGCCAGTACGCGGCGCTGAACGCCGATCACGACGGCTGGGACCGCACCGTCGCAACCGACTGGCAGCGCATCGAGAACGGCAACCTGAACGCGTACCACGCGGCGCTCTATCAGGATTACTTCTGCGCGAACAAGATGCCCGCCGCGAAGACCGGCACGATCATCGACAACCTGCGCGCCCATCGCACGATCCTGAACCAGCAGGTGCGCTGA
- a CDS encoding RNA pyrophosphohydrolase: MLDREGFRPNVGIILLNARNEVFWGKRLREHSWQFPQGGIKYGETPMQAMFRELHEETGLLPEHVKIIGRTRDWLRYEVPDKFIKREVRGHYRGQKQIWFLLRMVGRDCDICLRATDHPEFDAWRWNEYWVPLDAVIEFKRDVYQLALTELSRFLRRPAQRPDNKMRVARPTRYPRVIGVQPVDPSQICSEVEPGASPFDEAPGGFLLRD, translated from the coding sequence ATGCTGGATCGTGAAGGCTTTCGCCCGAACGTCGGCATCATCCTGCTGAACGCGCGCAATGAGGTGTTTTGGGGCAAACGGCTTCGTGAGCATTCCTGGCAATTCCCGCAAGGGGGCATCAAGTATGGTGAGACCCCGATGCAGGCGATGTTCCGGGAGTTGCACGAGGAAACCGGTCTGTTGCCGGAGCACGTCAAGATCATCGGTCGCACGCGCGACTGGTTGCGTTACGAGGTGCCTGACAAGTTCATCAAGCGCGAGGTCCGCGGGCATTATCGCGGACAGAAGCAGATCTGGTTTCTGCTGCGGATGGTCGGACGCGATTGCGACATTTGCTTGCGCGCAACCGACCACCCGGAGTTCGACGCCTGGCGCTGGAACGAGTATTGGGTGCCGCTCGACGCGGTGATCGAGTTCAAGCGGGATGTCTATCAGTTGGCGTTGACGGAGTTGTCGCGTTTCCTGCGCCGGCCGGCGCAGCGGCCCGACAACAAGATGCGGGTGGCGCGACCGACGCGTTATCCTCGCGTGATCGGCGTCCAGCCGGTCGATCCGTCGCAGATCTGTTCGGAGGTCGAGCCGGGCGCGAGCCCGTTCGATGAAGCACCGGGCGGCTTCCTGTTGCGCGACTGA
- a CDS encoding proline--tRNA ligase, with protein MKASRFFIGTLKEAPADAEIVSHKLMVRAGMIRRIAGGIYNYLPIGLRSIRKVEAIVREEMNRAGAIELLMPAVQPAELWQESGRWEQYGPELLRFKDRKDNDFVIGPTHEEVVTDIARNQIKSYRQMPVNFYQIQTKFRDEIRPRFGVMRGREFIMKDAYSFDKDQAGLKESYRKMYDAYVRVFTRIGLEFRAVAADNGSIGGSGSHEFHVIADTGEDAIAYCPTSDFAANVEAAEALPLIASRAAPAEAMAKVATPGKAKCEAVAELLNIPLERTIKSIILATENEGAEPTIWLLMLRGDHDLNEIKAAKQPGLAGYRMATEAEIVEWFGTPPGYLGPVGTKKPVKVIADRTVANMSDFVVGANEVDYHIAGVNWGRDLPEPVVADLRNVKKGDPSPDGKGEIDICRGIEVGHVFQLGTKYSKALSATFLDEGGKPQPMEMGCYGIGVTRILGAAIEQNFDDKGIIWPEAIAPFEVVLCPMGYDRSELVREAADKLYAELSAAGIDVILDDRGERPGVMFADWELIGVPHRLVIGERGLKDGKIEYQGRRDTEATLLPADGAATTVIGTVRAALAR; from the coding sequence ATGAAAGCCTCCCGTTTCTTTATCGGCACCCTGAAGGAAGCACCCGCCGACGCCGAGATCGTCAGCCACAAACTGATGGTGCGCGCCGGCATGATTCGCCGCATCGCCGGCGGTATCTACAACTATCTGCCGATCGGCCTGCGTTCGATCCGCAAGGTCGAGGCGATCGTGCGCGAGGAGATGAACCGGGCCGGCGCGATCGAGCTGCTGATGCCGGCGGTGCAGCCGGCCGAGCTCTGGCAGGAGTCGGGGCGCTGGGAGCAGTACGGCCCGGAGCTGCTGCGCTTCAAGGACCGCAAGGACAACGACTTCGTGATCGGGCCGACGCACGAGGAGGTCGTCACCGACATCGCGCGCAACCAGATCAAGAGCTACCGTCAGATGCCGGTGAACTTCTACCAGATCCAGACCAAGTTCCGCGACGAGATTCGCCCGCGCTTCGGCGTGATGCGCGGCCGTGAATTCATCATGAAGGACGCGTACTCGTTCGACAAGGATCAGGCCGGCCTCAAGGAGTCGTACCGCAAGATGTACGACGCCTACGTGCGCGTGTTCACGCGCATCGGCCTCGAGTTTCGCGCGGTCGCGGCCGACAACGGCTCGATCGGCGGCAGCGGCTCGCACGAGTTCCACGTGATCGCCGACACCGGCGAGGACGCGATCGCCTACTGCCCGACCTCCGACTTCGCCGCCAACGTCGAGGCCGCCGAGGCGCTGCCGCTGATCGCGAGCCGCGCGGCACCGGCCGAGGCGATGGCGAAAGTGGCGACGCCGGGCAAGGCGAAGTGCGAGGCGGTGGCCGAGCTGCTGAACATCCCGCTCGAGCGCACCATCAAGTCGATCATCCTGGCCACCGAGAACGAAGGCGCCGAGCCGACCATCTGGCTGCTGATGCTGCGCGGCGATCACGATCTCAACGAGATCAAGGCCGCCAAGCAGCCGGGTCTGGCCGGCTACCGGATGGCCACCGAGGCCGAGATCGTCGAATGGTTCGGCACGCCGCCGGGCTACCTCGGCCCGGTCGGCACGAAGAAGCCGGTCAAGGTGATCGCCGATCGCACGGTCGCGAACATGAGCGATTTCGTGGTCGGCGCGAACGAGGTCGACTACCACATCGCCGGCGTGAACTGGGGTCGCGACCTGCCGGAGCCGGTGGTCGCCGACCTGCGCAACGTGAAGAAGGGCGATCCGTCGCCGGACGGCAAGGGCGAGATCGACATCTGCCGCGGCATCGAGGTCGGCCACGTATTCCAGCTCGGCACCAAGTATTCGAAGGCGCTGAGCGCGACCTTCCTCGACGAGGGCGGCAAGCCGCAGCCGATGGAGATGGGCTGCTACGGCATTGGCGTGACGCGGATCCTGGGCGCGGCGATCGAACAGAACTTCGACGACAAGGGCATCATCTGGCCCGAGGCGATCGCGCCGTTCGAAGTCGTGCTCTGCCCGATGGGCTACGACCGCAGCGAACTGGTGCGCGAGGCGGCCGACAAGCTTTACGCGGAACTGTCGGCGGCCGGCATTGACGTGATCCTCGACGATCGCGGCGAGCGCCCCGGCGTGATGTTCGCCGACTGGGAGCTGATCGGCGTGCCGCATCGTCTCGTGATCGGCGAGCGCGGCCTGAAGGACGGCAAGATCGAGTACCAGGGCCGGCGCGACACCGAAGCCACGCTGCTGCCGGCCGATGGTGCGGCCACGACCGTGATCGGGACGGTGCGTGCGGCGCTCGCGCGCTGA
- a CDS encoding MarC family protein — translation MEYNFVSATVLLLLITDPLGNIPLFIAALRDVPGERRVRVILREVAIAFVILLVFMVVGDRFLRMMSLTDLSLRIGGGIVLFLIALRMIFPHPDGAFGSDPRAGGEPFIVPLAIPALAGPSALATVMLLTSQAPGKTVEWIGALTVTMLVCAAVLVLAGRIQSWLGERTVMAFERLMGLVLVAISVEMILAGIRAFSHQL, via the coding sequence ATGGAATACAACTTCGTGTCGGCCACGGTGCTGCTGCTGCTGATCACCGATCCGCTCGGCAACATCCCGCTGTTCATCGCCGCGCTGCGCGATGTGCCGGGCGAGCGGCGCGTGCGCGTGATCCTGCGCGAGGTGGCGATTGCGTTCGTGATCCTGCTCGTGTTCATGGTAGTGGGCGACCGCTTCCTGCGCATGATGAGCCTCACCGACCTGTCGTTGCGGATCGGCGGCGGGATCGTGCTGTTCCTGATCGCGCTGCGGATGATTTTCCCGCATCCGGACGGTGCGTTCGGCAGCGATCCGCGCGCGGGCGGCGAGCCGTTCATCGTGCCGCTCGCGATCCCGGCGCTGGCCGGCCCCTCGGCGCTCGCCACCGTGATGCTGCTGACCTCGCAGGCGCCGGGCAAGACGGTCGAGTGGATCGGCGCGCTGACGGTCACGATGCTGGTCTGCGCGGCGGTGCTGGTGCTCGCGGGACGGATCCAGAGCTGGCTCGGCGAGCGCACGGTGATGGCGTTCGAGCGGCTGATGGGGCTTGTGCTCGTCGCGATCTCCGTGGAGATGATCCTGGCGGGGATCCGTGCGTTCTCGCATCAGCTGTAA
- a CDS encoding hypoxanthine-guanine phosphoribosyltransferase — protein MNREEALHIFQHSEQIVSADEVSASIGRMASAIRDEIGEAFPLVLSVMGGAAVFTGMLLPHLDFPLEFDYIHLTRYRNTTQGSPEMHWRVAPRESVKDRIVIVLDDILDEGETMAAIRDRILDMGAKRFLSAVLCEKTLAKAKPLHPDFCGFSVPDRYVFGCGMDAKGYWRNLPTIRALTAEA, from the coding sequence ATGAATCGCGAAGAAGCCCTCCACATATTCCAGCATTCCGAACAGATCGTCTCCGCCGACGAGGTCAGCGCCTCGATCGGCCGGATGGCCTCGGCGATCCGCGACGAAATCGGCGAGGCGTTCCCGCTCGTGCTGTCGGTGATGGGCGGCGCGGCCGTGTTCACCGGCATGCTGCTGCCGCACCTCGACTTCCCGCTCGAGTTCGACTACATCCACCTGACGCGCTACCGCAACACCACCCAGGGCAGCCCCGAGATGCACTGGCGCGTGGCGCCGCGCGAGTCGGTCAAGGACCGCATCGTGATCGTGCTCGACGACATCCTCGACGAAGGCGAGACGATGGCCGCGATCCGCGACCGGATCCTCGACATGGGCGCCAAGCGCTTCCTGTCGGCCGTGCTCTGCGAGAAGACGCTCGCCAAGGCCAAGCCGCTGCACCCCGATTTCTGCGGGTTCTCGGTGCCGGATCGCTACGTGTTCGGCTGCGGGATGGACGCGAAGGGCTACTGGCGCAACCTGCCGACCATCCGCGCGCTGACGGCCGAGGCCTGA
- the ffh gene encoding signal recognition particle protein, which translates to MLDNLTQRMARVVKTLRGEARLTEANTQEMLREVRLALLEADVALPVVREFIAKVKEKALGEEVISSLSPGQALVGVVQKELTAVIGGDYEGKAVELNLAVTPPAIILMAGLQGAGKTTTVGKLAKLLREKQKKKVLTVSCDVYRPAAIAQLKTVSEQVGADFFPSTPDQKPVEIARAALDWARRHYHDVLIVDTAGRLGIDEAMMNEIAELHAAINPAETLFVVDAMLGQDAVNTAKAFNDALPLTGVVLTKLDGDSRGGAALSVRSITGKPIKFVGVAEKLDGLEVFHPDRMANRILGMGDILALVEEAQRGVDVQAAQKLADKVKKGGDFDLNDFRAQISQMKNMGGLSSLMDKLPAQFQQAAAGADMGHAEKQIRRMEGIINSMTPAERAKPDLIKATRKRRIAAGAGVPVQEVNRMLNQYDQMRTMMKKLKGGNMQKMMRGLKGMMPGLR; encoded by the coding sequence ATGCTCGACAATCTCACCCAACGGATGGCGCGCGTCGTCAAGACGCTGCGCGGCGAAGCCCGTCTCACCGAAGCCAACACGCAGGAAATGCTGCGCGAGGTCCGGCTTGCGCTGCTCGAAGCCGACGTCGCGCTGCCCGTGGTCCGCGAGTTCATCGCGAAGGTCAAGGAAAAGGCGCTCGGCGAGGAAGTGATCAGCTCGCTCTCGCCGGGTCAGGCGCTGGTCGGCGTGGTGCAGAAGGAGCTGACCGCCGTGATCGGCGGCGACTACGAAGGCAAGGCGGTCGAGCTGAACCTGGCCGTCACGCCGCCGGCGATCATCCTGATGGCGGGCCTGCAGGGCGCTGGCAAGACCACCACGGTCGGCAAGCTCGCGAAGCTGCTTCGCGAGAAGCAGAAGAAGAAGGTCCTGACGGTGTCGTGCGACGTCTACCGCCCCGCCGCGATCGCGCAGCTGAAAACGGTGAGCGAGCAGGTCGGCGCCGATTTCTTCCCGTCCACGCCGGACCAGAAGCCCGTCGAGATCGCGCGCGCCGCGCTCGACTGGGCCAGGCGCCACTACCATGACGTGCTGATCGTCGATACGGCCGGCCGGCTCGGCATCGACGAGGCGATGATGAACGAGATCGCCGAGCTGCACGCCGCGATCAATCCGGCCGAGACGCTGTTCGTGGTCGACGCGATGCTGGGCCAGGATGCCGTCAACACCGCGAAGGCGTTCAACGACGCGCTGCCGCTCACCGGCGTGGTACTGACCAAGCTCGACGGCGATTCGCGCGGCGGCGCGGCGCTGTCGGTGCGCAGCATCACCGGCAAGCCGATCAAGTTCGTCGGTGTGGCCGAGAAGCTCGACGGGCTCGAAGTGTTCCACCCGGACCGGATGGCCAACCGCATCCTCGGCATGGGCGACATCCTCGCGCTGGTCGAGGAAGCGCAGCGCGGCGTCGACGTGCAGGCCGCGCAGAAGCTCGCCGACAAGGTCAAGAAGGGCGGCGACTTCGACCTCAACGATTTCCGCGCGCAGATCTCGCAGATGAAAAACATGGGCGGCCTGTCGTCGCTGATGGACAAGCTGCCCGCGCAGTTCCAGCAGGCCGCCGCGGGCGCCGACATGGGCCACGCCGAGAAGCAGATCCGCCGCATGGAGGGCATCATCAACTCGATGACGCCGGCCGAGCGCGCCAAGCCCGATCTGATCAAGGCCACCCGCAAGCGCCGCATCGCGGCCGGCGCGGGCGTGCCGGTGCAGGAGGTCAACCGGATGCTGAACCAGTACGACCAGATGCGCACGATGATGAAGAAGCTCAAGGGCGGCAACATGCAGAAGATGATGCGCGGCCTCAAGGGCATGATGCCGGGCCTGCGTTAA
- a CDS encoding cytochrome C assembly family protein, which yields MDIVLYALTALLYGGLAVAGWRAHRSGLVQPLAASVPPVPGEPGASAAAVGGTGRALLFAALLAHGVLLHATIFPHDAMVFGFAFALSAMFWLGAGIYWIESFFFPLDGLRLLVLPLACLASLLPLVFGGVRVLPYAAAPLFKMHFLIANIAYGLFAIAALHAVLMLMTERRLQALRQGGRIDSAGVFTSWLETLPPLLTLEKLLFRLIGAGFVLLTLTLASGILFSEQVDARALRFDHKTVFAILSWFMFGGILVARRLSGWRGRGAARWVLASFGALLLAYVGSRFVLEVLLHRSVV from the coding sequence ATGGATATTGTACTGTATGCCCTCACCGCGCTCCTGTACGGTGGCCTGGCCGTCGCGGGATGGCGGGCGCACCGTTCCGGCCTCGTGCAGCCGCTCGCCGCGAGCGTGCCGCCGGTGCCGGGCGAGCCCGGCGCATCGGCCGCCGCCGTGGGCGGCACGGGCCGCGCGCTGCTGTTCGCGGCGCTGCTCGCGCATGGCGTGCTGCTGCATGCCACGATCTTCCCGCACGACGCGATGGTGTTCGGCTTCGCGTTCGCGCTGTCGGCGATGTTCTGGCTCGGCGCGGGCATCTACTGGATCGAGAGCTTCTTCTTCCCGCTCGACGGCCTGCGCCTGCTGGTGCTGCCGCTCGCCTGCCTCGCCTCGCTGCTGCCGCTCGTGTTCGGCGGCGTGCGCGTGCTGCCCTATGCCGCCGCGCCATTGTTCAAGATGCACTTCCTGATCGCGAACATCGCCTATGGATTGTTCGCGATCGCGGCGCTGCACGCGGTGCTGATGCTGATGACCGAGCGCCGTCTGCAGGCGTTGCGGCAGGGTGGCAGGATCGACTCGGCGGGCGTGTTCACGAGCTGGCTCGAAACGCTGCCGCCGCTGCTCACGCTCGAGAAGCTGCTGTTCCGCCTGATCGGCGCCGGCTTCGTGCTGCTCACGCTGACGCTCGCCTCGGGCATCCTGTTCAGCGAGCAGGTCGATGCGCGCGCGCTGCGCTTCGACCACAAGACGGTGTTCGCGATCCTCTCGTGGTTCATGTTCGGCGGCATCCTCGTCGCGCGTCGGCTGTCCGGCTGGCGCGGGCGCGGTGCCGCGCGCTGGGTGCTGGCCTCGTTCGGCGCGCTGCTGCTCGCCTACGTCGGCAGCCGTTTCGTGCTCGAGGTGCTGCTGCACCGTTCCGTGGTCTGA
- a CDS encoding PP0621 family protein produces MRNLLLLILLFIAGSWVSRKLRQAQERTSRGGAAPGAASWPAGARAPGQGGPRPSAARAPSLPEPMVRCAVCGVHTPKGDAIAAGGDYFCSREHAARHAAAARDAQ; encoded by the coding sequence ATGCGTAACCTTCTGCTGTTGATCCTCCTCTTCATCGCCGGCTCCTGGGTCTCGCGCAAGCTGCGCCAGGCGCAGGAGCGCACGAGCCGCGGCGGCGCCGCGCCCGGCGCAGCCTCCTGGCCGGCCGGCGCGCGCGCGCCCGGCCAGGGCGGCCCGCGTCCGTCGGCGGCCCGCGCGCCCTCGCTGCCGGAGCCGATGGTGCGCTGCGCGGTGTGCGGCGTGCATACGCCGAAGGGAGACGCGATCGCGGCCGGCGGCGACTACTTCTGCAGCCGCGAGCACGCGGCCCGTCACGCGGCGGCGGCGCGCGACGCGCAATGA
- the ampD gene encoding 1,6-anhydro-N-acetylmuramyl-L-alanine amidase AmpD, producing MSAVFEVGADGWVPGARHAPSPNHEARPAGVVPMLVVVHNISLPPGEFGGDAIVALFQNRLDCNVHPYYDANLRGLRVSAHFLIARDGELIQFVSCEARAWHAGVSTFLGRERCNDFSIGIELEGADDVPFEPAQYVTLAALVRALATRYPVEALAGHSDIAPGRKTDPGPHFDWQRLAADTGLPPESFPYRH from the coding sequence ATGAGCGCGGTGTTCGAGGTCGGCGCCGACGGCTGGGTGCCGGGCGCGCGCCACGCGCCGTCGCCGAATCACGAGGCGCGGCCGGCCGGCGTGGTGCCGATGCTGGTGGTGGTCCACAACATCAGCCTGCCGCCCGGCGAGTTCGGCGGCGACGCGATCGTCGCGCTGTTCCAGAACCGGCTCGACTGCAACGTGCATCCCTATTACGACGCGAACCTGCGCGGACTGCGCGTGTCGGCGCACTTCCTGATCGCGCGCGACGGCGAGCTGATCCAGTTCGTGTCGTGCGAGGCGCGTGCCTGGCACGCCGGCGTCTCGACCTTCCTCGGCCGCGAGCGCTGCAACGACTTCTCGATCGGCATCGAGCTCGAGGGCGCCGACGACGTGCCGTTCGAGCCCGCCCAATACGTGACGCTCGCGGCGCTGGTGCGCGCGCTCGCGACCCGCTATCCGGTCGAGGCGCTCGCCGGCCACTCGGACATCGCGCCGGGCCGCAAGACCGATCCCGGTCCGCACTTCGATTGGCAACGCCTGGCGGCCGATACCGGTCTGCCGCCCGAATCCTTTCCTTACCGTCACTAA